Proteins co-encoded in one Candidatus Methylomirabilota bacterium genomic window:
- a CDS encoding helix-turn-helix transcriptional regulator yields the protein MRKGPGIGDRLRAWRERRHLSQMDLSLRAEVSSRHLSFVETGRARPGRELILRLAEELQIPLRDRNALLVSAGFAPVFQHRPFSDPSFDSVRAILELALEKHKPFPAYVIDRHWTVVASNAAIPEMYEGVAPKLLRQPINVIRLMLDPGGMASRIVNLAAWRVHLLAQLRRQLSLTADPVLEPLLREALAYPGGSAEDGAHATADGPAMPLEIATRFGRLRFMGATTVFGTPADVTLEEIALEVLYPADAFTEKTVRALTAPAVRANPSKQPAAAP from the coding sequence GTGCGCAAGGGGCCGGGAATCGGCGATCGACTGCGGGCATGGCGCGAGCGGCGCCATCTGAGCCAGATGGACCTGTCGCTCCGCGCCGAGGTGTCGTCACGCCATCTAAGCTTTGTGGAGACGGGCCGCGCGCGGCCAGGGCGGGAGCTGATCCTGCGGCTCGCCGAGGAGCTCCAGATCCCGCTGCGCGACCGGAACGCCCTCCTGGTGTCCGCGGGCTTCGCGCCGGTGTTCCAGCACCGCCCCTTCTCGGACCCGTCCTTCGATTCGGTTCGCGCGATCCTCGAGCTGGCGCTCGAGAAGCACAAGCCCTTCCCCGCCTACGTGATCGACCGGCACTGGACGGTGGTGGCGTCGAACGCTGCGATCCCGGAGATGTACGAGGGAGTGGCGCCGAAGCTCTTACGCCAGCCGATCAACGTGATCCGGCTGATGCTGGATCCCGGTGGGATGGCGTCACGGATCGTGAACCTCGCCGCCTGGCGCGTGCATCTCCTGGCCCAGCTCCGACGGCAGCTGAGCCTCACCGCCGATCCGGTGCTGGAGCCTCTGCTGCGGGAGGCCCTCGCCTATCCGGGCGGGAGCGCGGAGGACGGGGCGCACGCGACAGCCGACGGACCGGCCATGCCGCTCGAGATCGCGACGCGCTTCGGGCGGCTCCGATTCATGGGCGCCACCACGGTGTTCGGCACCCCGGCGGACGTGACCCTCGAGGAGATCGCCCTCGAGGTGCTCTATCCTGCCGACGCGTTCACCGAGAAGACGGTACGAGCCTTAACCGCCCCAGCCGTGAGGGCGAACCCGTCGAAGCAGCCCGCCGCCGCGCCCTGA
- a CDS encoding sigma-54 dependent transcriptional regulator, whose protein sequence is MAHLLVVDDETSARTTLALLLRKRGHRVLEADGVGAAAKSLTEEVFDLVVTDLRMPDGDGLDVLRAAKAHAPATEVILLTAYAEWKSAKEAIRLGALDYFEKGQEPDELYHRIDKALAGRELRRENENLRAQLRERFGLAGIVAQAPGMHAVLELVARVAPTDATLLIQGESGTGKEVIAKAVHHASLRAAQPFVAVNCGAVPETLLESELFGYMRGAFTGATVNKVGLFEEAHGGTLFLDEIAEMPAALQVKLLRALQSGEVRRLGATQPSIIDVRVIAATHGDLGALINEGRFREDLFYRLNVIQISLPPLRDRREDIPALAEHFMAQAAKKLGRPLRLSPDAVERLLRYPWPGNVRELENAIERAAILARHEAITPEDLPPHVSAGLHLGPSPALPRQITLAEAEREHILQTLERAGGNHSGAAEALGIGRTTLWRKLKEYGIERWSGVSGRNGRSM, encoded by the coding sequence ATGGCCCATCTCCTGGTCGTCGACGACGAGACCTCGGCGCGCACGACGCTCGCGCTCCTCCTCCGCAAGCGCGGGCATCGCGTGCTGGAGGCCGACGGGGTCGGGGCTGCGGCGAAGAGCCTCACCGAGGAGGTGTTCGACCTCGTGGTGACGGACCTCCGCATGCCGGACGGCGACGGCCTGGATGTGCTGCGCGCGGCCAAGGCGCATGCCCCTGCCACCGAGGTGATCCTCCTCACCGCCTACGCCGAGTGGAAGTCGGCGAAGGAAGCGATACGCCTGGGCGCGCTGGACTACTTCGAGAAGGGCCAGGAGCCGGACGAGCTCTACCACCGCATCGACAAGGCGCTGGCCGGCCGCGAGCTGCGCCGCGAGAACGAGAACCTCCGCGCGCAGCTCCGGGAGCGCTTCGGGCTGGCGGGGATCGTCGCGCAGGCGCCCGGCATGCACGCCGTGCTGGAGCTGGTGGCGCGCGTGGCGCCCACCGACGCCACGCTCCTCATCCAGGGCGAGTCCGGCACGGGGAAGGAAGTCATCGCCAAGGCCGTGCACCACGCGAGCCTGCGCGCGGCGCAGCCCTTCGTGGCCGTCAACTGCGGCGCGGTGCCGGAGACCCTCCTCGAGTCCGAGCTGTTCGGCTACATGCGGGGCGCCTTCACCGGCGCCACCGTGAACAAGGTCGGCCTCTTCGAGGAGGCGCACGGGGGCACCCTCTTCCTCGACGAGATCGCCGAGATGCCCGCCGCGCTCCAGGTGAAGCTGCTGCGGGCGCTCCAGAGCGGCGAGGTGCGGCGGCTCGGCGCCACCCAGCCTTCCATCATCGACGTGCGGGTGATTGCGGCCACCCATGGTGACCTGGGCGCGTTGATCAACGAGGGGCGGTTCCGGGAGGACCTCTTCTATCGGCTGAACGTCATCCAGATCTCGCTGCCGCCGCTGCGCGACCGGCGGGAGGACATTCCCGCGCTGGCCGAGCACTTCATGGCGCAGGCAGCGAAGAAGCTCGGCCGCCCGCTGCGGCTCTCCCCAGACGCGGTGGAGCGTCTGCTCCGCTACCCCTGGCCGGGTAACGTCCGCGAGCTCGAGAACGCCATCGAGCGCGCGGCCATCCTGGCTCGGCACGAGGCCATCACGCCAGAGGATCTGCCGCCCCATGTCTCCGCGGGGCTGCATCTCGGTCCCTCGCCGGCGCTCCCACGCCAGATCACGCTGGCCGAGGCGGAGCGCGAGCACATCCTCCAGACCCTCGAGCGGGCGGGCGGGAACCACTCCGGCGCGGCCGAGGCCCTGGGCATCGGCCGGACCACGCTCTGGCGCAAGCTCAAGGAATACGGAATCGAGCGCTGGTCAGGTGTTTCAGGCCGGAACGGACGTTCCATGTAG
- a CDS encoding ATP-binding protein yields the protein MPAPMILTCVSMVAFAIQLLIFVYLYQSHRVRFFQYLLLAWGAYTLSKALKLFDVLVLQMDQSSFVTELAPIAAVGFTLAAAFAHRWDYRLTARDALAGFGVAVILAFAGCLGPYDLGQRLVGAGLGGAQIAAGLLFWPQSGPTPRFRGARLLAGLLTLWGLHRIATQFVNTEDGSTGYMTVHGVYITIYFLSTFAVIIMVLERARSESERLHARLREAERLATAGEMAAGMAHEIRNPLAAIVNATALLTEESALTPAERAATLGAIRTEARRLNRILSDFLRFARPQEAHRAPADIGEVVEHVGALVRDDRSRAARVDVRVAIDPAVPRFRFDRDQITQVLWNVALNGVEAMDGKGKLSLEVARQNGDVALAVSDTGPGIPHEKLPRVFEPFYSGKPNGSGLGLTIAERIVSAHGGRIHIDSEPGRGTRVTMLFPLEAA from the coding sequence ATGCCCGCGCCGATGATCCTGACGTGCGTGTCGATGGTCGCGTTCGCCATTCAGCTCCTGATCTTCGTCTATCTCTACCAGTCCCACCGCGTGCGCTTCTTCCAGTATCTGCTCCTCGCCTGGGGCGCGTACACGCTGTCCAAGGCGCTCAAGCTCTTCGACGTGCTCGTGCTCCAGATGGACCAGTCGAGCTTCGTCACCGAGCTGGCGCCCATTGCCGCCGTCGGCTTCACCCTCGCCGCCGCCTTCGCGCACCGCTGGGACTATCGGTTGACCGCGCGCGATGCCCTCGCCGGCTTCGGTGTCGCTGTGATCCTCGCGTTCGCGGGCTGTCTGGGGCCTTACGATCTAGGTCAACGTTTGGTCGGCGCGGGGCTGGGCGGGGCTCAGATCGCCGCGGGCCTGCTCTTCTGGCCGCAGAGCGGGCCGACCCCGCGCTTCCGCGGCGCCCGCCTGCTGGCGGGGCTCCTCACGCTGTGGGGCCTCCACCGCATCGCGACCCAGTTCGTCAACACCGAGGACGGTTCCACCGGCTACATGACCGTGCACGGCGTCTACATCACGATCTACTTCCTCTCGACGTTCGCGGTCATCATTATGGTCCTCGAGCGCGCGCGCAGCGAGAGCGAGCGGCTGCACGCGCGGCTGCGCGAGGCCGAGCGGCTCGCCACCGCCGGCGAGATGGCCGCGGGCATGGCGCACGAGATCCGCAACCCGCTGGCCGCTATCGTCAACGCCACCGCGCTCCTGACGGAAGAGAGCGCCCTCACGCCCGCGGAGCGCGCGGCCACGTTGGGCGCGATTCGCACGGAGGCGCGCCGCCTCAATCGCATCCTGTCCGACTTCCTGCGCTTCGCCCGACCTCAGGAGGCGCACCGCGCCCCCGCCGACATCGGTGAGGTCGTGGAGCACGTGGGGGCGCTGGTCCGGGACGACCGCTCGCGCGCCGCGCGGGTGGACGTGCGCGTGGCCATCGATCCCGCGGTGCCGCGCTTCCGCTTCGATCGCGACCAGATCACCCAGGTGCTGTGGAACGTGGCGCTGAACGGCGTGGAGGCGATGGACGGCAAGGGCAAGCTCTCGCTGGAGGTGGCGCGGCAGAACGGCGACGTGGCCCTCGCGGTGTCGGACACGGGCCCCGGCATCCCGCACGAGAAGCTGCCACGGGTGTTCGAGCCCTTCTACTCGGGCAAGCCCAACGGCAGCGGGCTCGGCCTGACCATCGCCGAGCGCATCGTCTCCGCCCACGGCGGGCGCATCCACATCGACTCCGAGCCCGGCCGTGGGACGCGCGTGACCATGCTCTTCCCCCTCGAGGCGGCCTGA
- a CDS encoding aldo/keto reductase — MLTRRDLLAWLAAGAASAVAAGPRAQVAAASNLLERRIPSSREMLPAVGIGTWRVFDVGASDEARAPIKDVLRRFAELGGRAIDSSPMYGAAETVVGDVATEVGVLDRLFLATKVWTSGREAGIRQMDESFRRLRASRVDLMQIHNLLDWSTHLRTLREWKAKGRIRYVGVTHYTESAYDELERVLRAEALDFVQVNYSVDERESERRILPLAHERGVAVIANRPFAEGALFGRVRGKPVPAWAAEIECDSWAQIFLKWILGNPAVTCVIPGTGKPEHLLDNMKAATGRLPDAAMRAQIAAALR, encoded by the coding sequence GTGCTGACGAGGCGAGACCTTCTCGCATGGCTGGCCGCGGGCGCGGCGAGCGCCGTCGCCGCCGGGCCTCGCGCGCAGGTCGCCGCCGCGAGCAATCTCCTCGAGCGGCGGATTCCGTCGAGTCGCGAGATGCTGCCCGCCGTCGGCATCGGCACCTGGCGCGTGTTCGACGTCGGCGCGTCCGACGAGGCGCGCGCGCCCATCAAGGACGTGCTGCGCCGCTTCGCGGAGCTGGGCGGGCGCGCCATCGACTCCTCGCCGATGTACGGCGCCGCCGAGACGGTGGTGGGTGACGTGGCCACCGAGGTCGGTGTGCTCGACCGGCTCTTCCTCGCCACCAAGGTCTGGACGAGCGGCCGCGAGGCGGGCATCCGTCAGATGGACGAGTCGTTCCGACGTTTGCGCGCGTCGCGGGTGGATCTCATGCAGATCCACAACCTGCTCGACTGGTCCACGCATCTCCGGACGCTGCGCGAGTGGAAAGCGAAGGGCCGGATCCGCTATGTGGGCGTCACCCACTACACCGAGAGCGCCTACGACGAGCTGGAGCGCGTGCTACGCGCCGAGGCGCTCGACTTCGTCCAGGTCAACTACTCAGTGGACGAGCGCGAGTCGGAGCGCCGCATCCTGCCGCTCGCCCACGAGCGGGGCGTGGCCGTCATCGCCAATCGCCCCTTCGCGGAGGGCGCGCTCTTCGGGCGCGTGCGGGGCAAGCCGGTGCCCGCGTGGGCGGCGGAGATCGAGTGCGACTCGTGGGCCCAGATCTTTCTCAAATGGATTCTGGGCAATCCGGCAGTCACCTGCGTCATCCCGGGCACGGGCAAGCCGGAGCACCTCCTGGACAACATGAAGGCGGCCACGGGGCGGCTCCCCGATGCGGCGATGCGGGCCCAGATCGCCGCGGCCCTGCGCTAG
- a CDS encoding nuclear transport factor 2 family protein — MVTVKDLEAFGDGWNRHDVDYLMTFMADDCVFEISAGPDPWGKRFVGKNAVREGFAGVFKRFPDVHFGNARHFVSGDRGLSEWLFTGTTTDGKKVEVTGCDVFTFKGDKIAVKNSYLKTRTS; from the coding sequence ATGGTCACGGTCAAGGATCTGGAGGCGTTCGGCGACGGCTGGAACCGGCACGACGTGGACTACCTCATGACGTTCATGGCGGACGACTGCGTGTTCGAGATCTCCGCCGGCCCCGATCCGTGGGGGAAGCGCTTCGTCGGGAAGAACGCCGTGCGTGAGGGCTTCGCCGGCGTGTTCAAGCGGTTCCCCGACGTGCACTTCGGCAATGCGCGGCACTTCGTGTCGGGCGATCGCGGGCTCTCCGAGTGGCTCTTCACCGGCACCACCACCGACGGCAAGAAGGTGGAGGTCACGGGCTGCGACGTCTTCACCTTCAAGGGCGACAAGATCGCGGTGAAGAACTCGTACTTGAAGACGCGGACGAGCTGA
- a CDS encoding DinB family protein: MPHPLVTQLRFTRSEWIRGLKRVTPEEAARHIAPINPISWMIGHLAWQEQLYFLERAQGLTPVPEVRQFGFGKLLTVPPLEDAWRWWRQVTTAADPYLDTLEGSMLTRKWKRETGGETPGTKLLRTTYHYWFHLGESQAVRQMLGHKGLPTFVGGFGRSVYRPEP, from the coding sequence ATGCCACATCCACTGGTGACCCAACTCCGCTTCACCCGTAGTGAATGGATCCGGGGCCTCAAACGTGTGACACCGGAGGAGGCGGCGCGTCACATCGCGCCGATCAACCCGATTTCATGGATGATCGGGCACCTCGCCTGGCAGGAGCAGCTCTACTTCCTCGAGCGGGCCCAGGGGCTGACGCCGGTGCCCGAGGTCAGGCAGTTCGGCTTCGGGAAACTTCTGACCGTGCCACCCCTGGAGGATGCCTGGCGGTGGTGGCGGCAGGTGACGACGGCTGCCGATCCCTACCTGGACACCCTCGAGGGCTCAATGCTCACGCGCAAGTGGAAGCGGGAGACCGGCGGCGAGACGCCGGGGACCAAGCTGCTCCGGACGACCTATCACTACTGGTTCCACCTGGGCGAGTCGCAGGCCGTGCGCCAGATGCTGGGGCACAAGGGCTTGCCGACCTTCGTTGGCGGCTTCGGGAGGAGCGTCTACCGCCCCGAGCCCTAG
- a CDS encoding putative glycolipid-binding domain-containing protein: MSRTLVARWQDWAGTGLQHLVLREGPEELVADAVVIGTEEDGRPFAARFRIECDAGWRVRRVEAGLIGDERPLVLLGDGAGHWRDGAGAPRPDLEGAIDVDLPITPFTNTLPIRRLGLAAGESADLETVYIVLGGGTAPRAVTDPQRYTCLAPRRRYRYAALDIDFVREIEVDADGLVVTYPEMFRRVS, translated from the coding sequence ATGAGCCGGACGCTCGTGGCCCGCTGGCAGGATTGGGCGGGCACTGGACTCCAGCACCTGGTGCTTCGCGAGGGGCCGGAGGAGCTCGTCGCCGATGCCGTGGTGATCGGCACCGAGGAGGACGGGCGCCCCTTCGCCGCGCGCTTCCGCATCGAGTGCGACGCGGGCTGGCGCGTCCGGCGGGTGGAGGCGGGGCTGATCGGCGATGAGCGGCCGCTGGTGCTGCTGGGCGACGGCGCGGGGCATTGGCGCGACGGCGCAGGCGCGCCCCGCCCGGATCTCGAGGGCGCGATCGACGTGGACCTGCCGATCACGCCTTTCACCAACACGCTGCCCATACGCCGCCTCGGGCTCGCCGCGGGCGAATCCGCCGATCTCGAGACGGTCTACATCGTCCTGGGAGGGGGCACGGCGCCAAGGGCGGTGACCGATCCTCAGCGCTACACCTGTCTCGCGCCGCGCCGCCGCTACCGCTACGCGGCCCTCGACATCGACTTCGTCCGCGAGATCGAAGTCGATGCCGACGGGCTCGTCGTCACCTACCCCGAGATGTTCCGACGCGTCTCCTGA
- a CDS encoding putative glycolipid-binding domain-containing protein, translating to MPTGSSSPTPRCSDASPEGAQALRAGESADLRVVYIVMPARSVTVDPQRYVRLEPRQRCRLESLDSDFMRRLTSNG from the coding sequence ATGCCGACGGGCTCGTCGTCACCTACCCCGAGATGTTCCGACGCGTCTCCTGAGGGGGCTCAGGCTCTCCGCGCCGGGGAGTCGGCGGATCTGCGCGTGGTGTACATCGTGATGCCGGCGCGCAGCGTCACGGTCGATCCGCAGCGCTACGTCCGCCTGGAGCCGCGGCAGCGCTGCCGCTTGGAGTCGCTCGACAGCGACTTCATGCGCAGATTGACGTCGAACGGGTGA
- a CDS encoding YajG family lipoprotein, whose protein sequence is MNAGRSLAIATLLCSLALASGAGCARNQRLDVGYPEASVNRALLASVPPQRVGISPVVDRRLDTSRIGSLRNDGRAIVTRRPVSDIVHDALTVEVSRNGHAVLTDAQDVVLAAEVEEFWLDVVVGHSHAQYVGKVVLALAVVDGRNGETLFTRHYAGTKRREADADAKDVAREVMDAALARTLHDFATDPKVAAAFDRRAR, encoded by the coding sequence ATGAACGCCGGCCGCTCGCTGGCGATTGCGACGCTCCTGTGCAGTTTGGCGCTGGCTTCGGGCGCCGGGTGCGCGCGCAATCAGAGGCTCGACGTGGGCTATCCGGAGGCCAGCGTCAACCGCGCCCTGCTGGCCTCGGTACCACCGCAGCGCGTCGGCATCAGCCCGGTCGTCGATCGTCGACTGGACACGAGCCGTATCGGCTCCCTGCGGAACGACGGCCGGGCCATCGTGACGCGCCGCCCCGTCAGCGACATTGTTCACGACGCGCTCACGGTCGAGGTCAGCCGTAACGGTCACGCGGTGCTTACCGACGCCCAGGATGTGGTGCTCGCTGCCGAGGTCGAAGAATTCTGGCTCGACGTGGTCGTCGGCCACTCGCATGCGCAGTACGTCGGCAAGGTCGTGCTGGCGCTCGCCGTGGTCGACGGCCGCAACGGCGAAACGTTGTTCACCCGCCACTACGCCGGCACTAAACGTCGCGAGGCCGATGCTGACGCCAAGGACGTCGCCCGCGAGGTGATGGATGCGGCGCTGGCGCGCACACTGCACGACTTCGCCACTGACCCGAAAGTGGCCGCCGCGTTCGACCGTCGCGCTCGCTGA
- a CDS encoding phage holin family protein: MIGGIASDAKELLLREVALIRLEVQYELHKAKSKAIAMGVGIGVTISGGICLVLMLVHLLSSVTSFPLWECYGIVGGLLLVVGGVLLKGAKTKAAELDAVLLRPVKRIKESA, encoded by the coding sequence TTGATCGGCGGCATCGCGAGTGATGCCAAAGAATTGCTGCTGCGGGAAGTAGCACTCATAAGGCTCGAAGTGCAGTACGAACTGCACAAGGCTAAGAGCAAGGCGATCGCAATGGGCGTTGGAATAGGAGTCACCATCTCGGGTGGAATATGCCTGGTGCTCATGCTGGTCCACCTGCTGTCGTCAGTGACATCGTTTCCTCTGTGGGAGTGCTACGGGATTGTGGGAGGCCTGCTTCTCGTCGTGGGCGGAGTCCTGCTCAAGGGCGCCAAAACCAAAGCAGCTGAACTGGACGCGGTGCTGCTGCGGCCGGTGAAGAGGATCAAGGAGAGTGCCTAA
- a CDS encoding GlsB/YeaQ/YmgE family stress response membrane protein, with protein sequence MSGKAQQLSAANEAAEENIVHIIGWIVFGLVVGLVAKFVMPGRDPGGFVITAILGIVGALVGGFVGRLIGLYGEGDPVGFIMAVVGSIILLTIYRFAFVRTARA encoded by the coding sequence ATGAGCGGGAAGGCGCAACAGTTGAGCGCCGCCAATGAGGCGGCTGAGGAGAACATCGTGCACATAATCGGATGGATCGTGTTCGGTCTGGTCGTCGGCCTTGTCGCCAAGTTTGTAATGCCGGGCCGCGATCCTGGTGGCTTCGTCATCACCGCGATCCTAGGGATCGTCGGCGCTCTCGTCGGTGGGTTCGTGGGTCGTCTGATCGGCTTGTACGGCGAGGGCGATCCCGTCGGCTTCATCATGGCTGTGGTCGGCTCGATCATCTTGCTGACGATCTATCGCTTCGCGTTCGTGAGGACTGCGCGGGCCTAA
- a CDS encoding mandelate racemase/muconate lactonizing enzyme family protein — MKITGVETLHADGGWRPWTFVKVSTDEGITGWGECSDNRSPHGIAGCVRDMTDLLIGQDPRPVERLYWDMLRRTRQNLGGVTHKAIAGVELALWDIKAKALSVPVYELFGGPMRDRMRLYWSHCGTTRARLGHVLGTPPLRSYDDIAALGREVVAKGFTALKTNMVIPGDPATVYFPGFSSGINTTDGAPTVEILGAIEKLIGTFRDAVGPKVGLCLDLNYNFRTEGVLRVAKLLEKFDMQWVEYDNWDPQALLQIKQSTSTRLASCESLVTTRQYRPFLEKQAMDVAIIDVPWNGFSQSAQIGRMAECYEINIAPHNYYSHLADLHSLHLCAVLPNVRIMEIDIDDVAWKKDLVTRAPQIRDGHIFLPEGPGWGADINEEVLRAHPWPAKGSKPLFYGMDAEQMGRRT, encoded by the coding sequence ATGAAGATCACCGGTGTCGAGACCCTGCATGCCGACGGCGGCTGGCGCCCCTGGACCTTCGTGAAGGTCAGCACCGACGAGGGCATCACCGGCTGGGGGGAGTGCAGCGACAACCGGAGCCCTCACGGCATCGCCGGCTGCGTGCGCGACATGACCGATCTCCTGATCGGCCAGGATCCGCGGCCGGTGGAGCGGCTGTACTGGGACATGCTCCGGCGCACGCGCCAGAACCTGGGCGGCGTCACCCACAAGGCCATCGCGGGCGTGGAGCTGGCCCTGTGGGATATCAAGGCCAAGGCGCTGAGCGTCCCGGTGTACGAGCTCTTCGGCGGGCCCATGCGCGACCGGATGCGGCTCTACTGGTCGCACTGCGGGACCACACGAGCGCGGCTGGGCCACGTGCTGGGCACGCCGCCGCTGCGGAGCTACGACGACATCGCGGCGCTCGGGCGCGAGGTGGTGGCGAAGGGCTTCACCGCCTTGAAGACCAACATGGTGATTCCCGGGGATCCGGCCACCGTGTACTTCCCGGGCTTCAGCAGCGGCATCAACACCACCGACGGCGCGCCGACCGTGGAGATCCTGGGCGCCATCGAGAAGCTCATCGGCACCTTCCGCGACGCCGTCGGGCCCAAGGTCGGCCTGTGCCTCGACCTCAACTACAACTTCCGGACCGAGGGCGTGCTGCGGGTGGCGAAGCTTCTCGAGAAGTTCGACATGCAGTGGGTCGAGTACGACAACTGGGACCCGCAGGCGCTACTTCAGATCAAGCAGTCGACGTCCACGCGGCTCGCCTCCTGCGAGAGCCTCGTGACGACACGCCAATATCGCCCGTTTCTGGAAAAACAGGCAATGGACGTCGCGATCATCGACGTGCCGTGGAACGGCTTCTCCCAGTCCGCGCAGATCGGGCGTATGGCCGAGTGCTACGAGATCAACATCGCCCCGCACAACTACTACAGCCACCTCGCCGATCTCCATTCCCTCCACCTCTGCGCGGTGCTCCCCAACGTGCGCATCATGGAGATCGACATCGACGACGTGGCGTGGAAGAAGGACCTCGTCACGCGCGCGCCCCAGATCCGCGACGGCCACATCTTCCTCCCGGAAGGACCGGGCTGGGGCGCGGACATCAACGAGGAGGTCCTGCGCGCGCATCCCTGGCCGGCCAAGGGCAGCAAGCCCCTGTTCTACGGCATGGACGCCGAGCAGATGGGACGCCGCACCTAG
- a CDS encoding trypsin-like peptidase domain-containing protein: MSHRVSAVVLVSLIPLLAGVATAQQPAPASTAPPVQYWTETPAAPVPPDIQRLNDFMNGLTERMKPALVQVRVRRMVDPSDLPEQQPRTPGQPPSPPDEPRRASGSGFIIRQDGYLVTNAHVVDDAEQIQVKLSDGRRFAGRLVGVDTRVDLALIKIDTTGLPVAALGDSNKLRVGEFVLALGHPFGLEQTVSFGIVSRKGAPLEVAAPGFDFIQTDAAVNPGNSGGPLISMAGEVVGVNSMAARNGSIGFAIPINLVKGLLPQLAEKGRVEWGWLGVTIAEIGEDEAPKYGLAEPRGVLIRNVVVGQPADKGGVKANDVILGVDGASLEGPRDLQRIISSTPVGRTVKLKVWREGKPTELDVTVGAYQGPNRGTPPRRVPERAPAEPAPPK, encoded by the coding sequence ATGAGCCATCGGGTTTCGGCGGTTGTCCTGGTCTCGCTCATCCCGCTTCTGGCCGGTGTCGCAACCGCCCAGCAACCCGCCCCCGCGTCGACCGCGCCGCCCGTCCAGTACTGGACGGAGACCCCGGCCGCGCCGGTCCCCCCCGATATCCAGCGACTCAACGACTTCATGAACGGCCTCACCGAGCGCATGAAGCCCGCGCTCGTGCAGGTGCGCGTGCGCCGTATGGTCGATCCCTCCGATCTGCCCGAGCAGCAGCCGCGCACGCCGGGGCAGCCGCCTTCGCCCCCCGATGAGCCCCGCCGCGCCTCCGGCTCCGGCTTCATCATCCGGCAGGACGGCTACCTCGTGACCAACGCCCACGTGGTGGACGACGCCGAGCAGATCCAGGTCAAGCTCTCCGACGGGCGCCGCTTCGCGGGCCGCCTCGTCGGGGTGGATACTCGGGTCGACCTCGCCCTCATCAAGATCGACACCACCGGCCTTCCCGTCGCGGCGCTGGGCGACTCGAACAAGCTCCGCGTCGGCGAGTTCGTGCTGGCGCTGGGCCATCCGTTCGGGCTCGAGCAGACAGTGTCGTTCGGCATCGTGAGCCGCAAGGGCGCGCCGCTCGAGGTGGCCGCGCCGGGCTTCGACTTCATCCAGACCGACGCCGCGGTGAATCCCGGCAATTCCGGCGGGCCCCTCATCAGCATGGCGGGCGAGGTCGTGGGCGTGAACAGCATGGCCGCCCGCAACGGCTCCATCGGCTTCGCGATCCCCATCAACCTGGTCAAGGGGCTGCTGCCGCAGCTCGCGGAAAAGGGTCGGGTGGAATGGGGCTGGCTCGGCGTCACCATCGCCGAGATCGGCGAGGACGAGGCGCCCAAGTACGGCCTGGCCGAGCCGCGCGGTGTGCTGATCCGCAACGTGGTGGTGGGCCAGCCCGCGGACAAGGGCGGCGTGAAGGCCAACGATGTGATCCTCGGCGTCGACGGCGCCTCGCTCGAGGGCCCGCGGGATCTCCAGCGCATCATCTCGTCGACGCCCGTCGGCCGCACCGTGAAGCTCAAGGTGTGGCGCGAGGGCAAGCCCACCGAGCTGGACGTGACGGTGGGCGCCTATCAGGGTCCGAACCGAGGCACTCCGCCGCGCCGGGTTCCCGAGCGCGCGCCCGCCGAGCCGGCGCCCCCCAAGTAG